Genomic window (Oscarella lobularis chromosome 15, ooOscLobu1.1, whole genome shotgun sequence):
GGTACGAGAATAGGGCCTTAGAGCGTCCCCTGCATCCGAAAATCCAAGTAACGGCGAATCGCTAAGTcgtggggccccctttttcCTCAATAGAGAAACTTCACTCTCCAGTCAGGCGATCCCACCAAAACGGGCAAGGGAGGCGAGTCGATTTTTCGGTAAGAACCACGCACGcgaaatagaagaaacgtAGCGTATCGTTTCAGGCAACTTTACGGCGATCAGGCGCGCTATTTCGAAATGGAAAAACAACCTCGAATAAAACACGAAAAATTCGGAACCGTTTCCATGGTGAACAACGGAAACGACATGCACGGATCACAGGTGAAAAAAACATTAAATTAGAAAACTCTTTTATTACacattcaattaatttaattagagCTGTCTTTTATTAAACATTCAGTGCTAGAATTATTATTTGAAAAGGCTTTCAATTAGAATACAATTTAGCACTTTTTCTTATTAAAATAGagattcaattaaataaaatagacattcaattgaaagtcttttttcggacattcaattaatttaattagagCTGTCTTTTATTTAGTTCTAGAGTTATTATTTAAAGACAGacattcaattaattaaaatagacattcaattgaaagtcTTTTCAGatattcaattaattaaaatagacATTTAATTAGAGCTCTCTTTTATTAAACATTTAGTGCTAgaattattatttaaaaagGCTTTCAATTAGAATGCTGTACAATTTATTAGTACAAGTGCATTTATTAAAGCCCACACATCTATATAGTTCTTTATAACGGCCGCTGAGCGCGTGGATTACCTTGACGGTCAACACACCGTCTTTGGGCACGTCGTTGAGGGCGCGGAAGTCGTAGAAAAAATCAACGAGGCGTattgcgacgaagagaatcgaCCCTTTAAGGACATAAGGTAAGATAAAGGGTTTTTTCTGTAGGGAAATACGTTCGAAATTCATTAGAATTAATCATACGATTATTCTCGACGATCCCTTTGATGATCCCGCGGGTTTATCCGTTCCCAGTCGCTCTCCTTCGCCGACGGAAGAACAAATGAAGGTAGAATTGAATAAACGCTCTTTCTAACCGACTCCAAAGACTCTTAGAGCGATAGAATTGGAGCCGACGAAGAaatcaacgacgacaagGGAAAAACGATGGAGGAAATTGAGGAACGCGTTCAGAAGAAAGAATCCGAAGCGAATGCGACAATTCTCGAAATGGTAACGAAAATATATAGGTTAATTGTTATTAATTCGCTTCCAGGTTGGAGATATTCCCGACGCTGACGTCAGACCGCCGgaaaacgttcttttcgtTTGTAAATTGAATCCCGTTACGACGGACGAAGATTTGGAAATTATTTTCAGTCGTTTTGGCGCCATAAAAAGGTGAGAAATCTTAGAATTTAATTGCGATAAATTTAAAGTCGAAATTTCTACGTTTTGAcgaaaatttaattaaaatttgccgaaaaaagtcaaaaaaagaCTTAAATTTTGTCGACAAATTTCTACGTTTTGACGAAtctaaaaaggaaaatttaaataaaatttgtcGAAATAAGTCAAAATTCTTTAAAAAGCAAATTTAAACTAGACTAAAATTTGTcaataaattttaaaaaatcaaatggtctaattttttttaaaagttGCGAAGTAATTCGGGATCAGAAAAGCGGCGAATCTCTCCAATACGCCTTCATTGAATACGAAAGAGTAATTCAATTCCCCTCTAAAATAAACGAAAACCGACCCCAGAGCGGATTCCATAGGAAGAAGACTGCGAAGACGCCTATTTCAAAATGGACAACGTTCTcatcgacgatcgtcgcatTCACGTCGATTTCAGCCAATCCGTATCCAAACTCCGCCACCAGGGAAACTTCACGGGTACGCGAACCGAGCGCACGCGCGtaaacgtcgttttttctccacTTAGGAGCAGCCGGACCCCAAAAGACCGCCCCaaacgaaaaaggaaaagggtATAGATAACGTATCCCCTCCCTTCGTAGCGAATAGTCCCTCCTATTCAGCTACGCCTTggttttcgacgacggcgacgatcgtcagcgtcgccgtcgtcgttcgccgtcgccgcgtcctccacgccgtcgccgctcgccttctcctcgtcggaggagaaggagatcgcgttcgccgcccccgtcgacgtcgcgctatcgtcgtcgaagtcgcagtcgcgatcgtcgtcgaggccGTAGTCGTAGTcgcgaaagaagacgatgagaacgaggagaaaaaacaCCTTTGTAGGTAGAGGTAAATTCTCCTTTTTCCCCCCTATTGGAGCTGTGTAGATCAAGCGTCTTTTTCCGCGGGATTAAATATTTTGCCACTCGATGCGCGACGGGAAGAAACAAGGtatcaatttattaatttagaattaaaaTGAACCGCCTTCCCGTAACCCATCACATAGTTAATTATattaaaacaaaaattaggcACGGGGACTTTTTAGACAACCACGttccaattaattaattaatcgttgGTTGCTAACGGTGGGGGACCCACGTGTCGGTTTTCAGCGTCACGAGATCCTATACCCCTCCCACTCGTTCCGTCGGCGAGATAACGCTTGTATCCCGTCGAAAATTGGTCTCGCAGCGCCATGCGTCGATGCATCCTCGTCGCCTTGGATTGGACGCGACCGAAAGATCCGCCCCTCTCCCTCGGCCACGCGTCGATTCTCGCGAGTCTGCGAGCCGAACGCCTACCGGTCCACCCACTCTCGTTTTCCGCAAATTCTCCCCGAACCAAAGCGGAAAACATCGCAACGGAAATTCTAAACGCTATCGGTAAAGAAGACGCGAGTCGAACGGTCGTCGCACTTGGCGCTTACGTATGGGCGGAGAATTTAGTTCAAAAAATAACCGAATATTTACGCGACGCCGGTTTCCTTGGCGACATAGTTATAGGGGGCCCTCAAGTGTCCTACTGTCCCAAAGGAGTTCTAGACGATCTCTATCCCCACGCGAGCGTTTTTATTCGCGGTTATGCCGAGCGTGcgctcggcgacgttctACGCGTATTGCCGCCGCGTTTCAAGACGAATCTCGTTGGAATGAGCGGCGTTAAAACGGCGGGAATTCACGTGCGTGGTACGAGTGATACGGGAACCCACGGACAGGTCGATTTAGCGAGTCTCCCGTCACCGTTCCTACGCAACGTCGTTCGACCGCAGCGTTTCATTCGATGGGAAACGCAGCGCGGTTGCCCGTTCAGCTGCACGTTCTGTCAACATCGCGAACCGAACTCGTCAAtgaaacgacgtcacttcgacgaAAGCAGAATCGTTCGCGAAGCCGATTGGCTGGCGAGGaatcacgtgacagacgTCGCAGTTCTCGACCCGACATTCAACGCCGGTAAGCGATACATCGGCATACTCGAACGCCTTCTCGCCAACGGTTTCGTCGGCAAGTTGAGCCTTCAATGCCGATTCGAAATGGTCAAACccgaatttctcgacgtccttcgacgacttcgacgcgtcggcgtcgacgtcctgCCCGAATTCGGTCTCCAGACGATCaatcgcgacgaagaacTCGTCATTGGACGACGAAATAATATAAATCGGGTCGACGACGTTATGAGAGCGTTGAACGCCGACGGAATTCCGTACGAAATTTCGCTCATTTACGGACTTCCATTACAGAccgtcgactcgtttcgacgatcggTGAATTTCTGTCTCGAACGTCGCGTTCCCGTTCTGAGAGCGTTTCCTTTGATGTTGCTTCGCGGAACGCCTTTGGAGTCGAAGAGAGATGCGTTTCGATTGGTCGAATCCGTCGAGGCCCCCTTTCCGGGAACCGATGACGGGAGTCGAATTTTGACGGGCGGAATACCTCACGTGGTGTCGAGCAGTACGTTTTCCGTGAACGAATGGCGCGAAATGGCGGAAATTTCGGCACTTCTCGACCACACGCAAGGTCGTCATCCCACGAAAATTgactaattaaaaaaggtAAGAATTGGATTAATCGATTATACACACAAATAAGTCATAACTATTAAAGAATAAGGGATTTGAAATTAAATGTGCATCCACACAAATAAGTCATAAAAAATTTCCTAAAGAATGAATATGATGTCAAgcgatctttttttctattttgaaactaatttttttgcacaAGCGTGTCGTGCGCTGTCGGGGAATTCCGCGCATAATTTAACTAAGCTCAAACAAAAGCGCGTGTGTGGGTTGGTCTCTTGCTGGTGGGAAAGCCCGCCTTATAATTAGTACGCCGCCGGACCCAAGAACAGATTgactccccccccccctctctctctctctctctctctctctctctcgatgTCGTGTGAGATTGATCTCGTTCCCGGCGGTCGCcgaatcggcggcgacgatccgTGCTTTATCATCGCCGACATCGGGCAGAATCAccaaggcgacgtcgaaatcgcgaagCGCATGATAGCGGCGATCAAAGAATCCGGCGCCGATTGCGCGAAGATGCAGAAATGCGACATCGAGTCGAAGTTCACCAAGGCGGCGCTCGAGCGGCCGtacgcgacggcgaactCGTGGGGTCCGACGTACGGCGAGCACAAGCGGCATTTGGAGTTCAGTCGGAATCAGTGGCGAGAGCTGAAGCGCTacgccgaa
Coding sequences:
- the LOC136196064 gene encoding peptidyl-prolyl cis-trans isomerase-like 4, translating into MAVLLETSLGDIVIDLYTAERPRTCLNFLKLCKVKYYNYCIFHNVQRNFTLQSGDPTKTGKGGESIFRQLYGDQARYFEMEKQPRIKHEKFGTVSMVNNGNDMHGSQFFITAAERVDYLDGQHTVFGHVVEGAEVVEKINEAYCDEENRPFKDIRINHTIILDDPFDDPAGLSVPSRSPSPTEEQMKSDRIGADEEINDDKGKTMEEIEERVQKKESEANATILEMVGDIPDADVRPPENVLFVCKLNPVTTDEDLEIIFSRFGAIKSCEVIRDQKSGESLQYAFIEYEREEDCEDAYFKMDNVLIDDRRIHVDFSQSVSKLRHQGNFTGAAGPQKTAPNEKGKGYALVFDDGDDRQRRRRRSPSPRPPRRRRSPSPRRRRRRSRSPPPSTSRYRRRSRSRDRRRGRSRSRERRR
- the LOC136196237 gene encoding uncharacterized protein, with product MRRCILVALDWTRPKDPPLSLGHASILASLRAERLPVHPLSFSANSPRTKAENIATEILNAIGKEDASRTVVALGAYVWAENLVQKITEYLRDAGFLGDIVIGGPQVSYCPKGVLDDLYPHASVFIRGYAERALGDVLRVLPPRFKTNLVGMSGVKTAGIHVRGTSDTGTHGQVDLASLPSPFLRNVVRPQRFIRWETQRGCPFSCTFCQHREPNSSMKRRHFDESRIVREADWLARNHVTDVAVLDPTFNAGKRYIGILERLLANGFVGKLSLQCRFEMVKPEFLDVLRRLRRVGVDVLPEFGLQTINRDEELVIGRRNNINRVDDVMRALNADGIPYEISLIYGLPLQTVDSFRRSVNFCLERRVPVLRAFPLMLLRGTPLESKRDAFRLVESVEAPFPGTDDGSRILTGGIPHVVSSSTFSVNEWREMAEISALLDHTQGRHPTKID